One region of Bradyrhizobium betae genomic DNA includes:
- a CDS encoding TerB family tellurite resistance protein, whose protein sequence is MLDGLRQFIADIVAPHAGDRAFGDSDYRLAATALLVHVVSLDGQPTAAEQRKLHNLIESHFGLDRGTADRLIADATQVEGEAVDLYHFTSVIMRSLDEEGRKRIVQMMWELVYADGQVTEFEDNVVWRASDLLGISQRDRIDLKHAVADRVGGQVKDGAVGG, encoded by the coding sequence ATGCTCGACGGCCTGCGCCAATTCATCGCCGACATTGTCGCTCCCCATGCCGGGGACCGCGCATTCGGCGACAGCGACTACCGGCTGGCGGCAACCGCGCTGCTGGTTCACGTGGTCTCGCTGGACGGCCAGCCGACGGCGGCCGAGCAGCGCAAGCTGCACAATTTGATCGAAAGCCATTTCGGGCTCGATCGCGGCACGGCGGACCGCCTGATCGCGGATGCGACCCAGGTCGAGGGCGAGGCGGTCGACCTCTATCACTTCACCAGCGTCATCATGCGCTCGCTCGACGAAGAGGGCCGCAAGCGGATCGTCCAGATGATGTGGGAGCTGGTCTATGCCGACGGCCAGGTCACCGAGTTCGAGGACAACGTGGTCTGGCGGGCCTCCGACCTGCTCGGGATTTCGCAGCGCGACCGGATCGACCTGAAGCATGCGGTCGCGGACCGGGTCGGCGGCCAGGTCAAGGATGGCGCCGTCGGCGGCTGA